The following coding sequences lie in one Streptomyces venezuelae genomic window:
- the valS gene encoding valine--tRNA ligase, with protein sequence MADTHRRAGVPEKPVLDGLEEKWSRRWDESGVFAFDRSKTRDEIFSIDTPPPTVSGSLHVGHVFSYTHTDTIARYQRMRGKEVFYPMGWDDNGLPTERRVQNHFGVRCDPALPYDPDFTPPEKPGKRQLPVSRRNFIELCERLTAEDEKVFEGLWRHLGLSVDWSHGYQTIDADARAASQYAFLDSLERGDAYLAQAPTLWDVTFRTAVAQAELEDRERISAYHELRFRAAGGRTVLVDTTRPELLPACVALVAHPEDERYQDLFGETVRTPLFGVEVPVLPHPLAMPGKGTGLAMVCTFGDTTDVTWWRELRLDTRPVIGWDGRFLADPPAGVDSQAAVAAYARLAGATAHTARERVVALLRESGDLLGEPRPVTHAVKFFEKGDKPLEIVTTRQWYVRNGGRDAALRDRLLARGAELAWHPPHMRVRYENWVGGLNGDWLISRQRFFGVPIPVWYPLDASGRPDHTRPLVPDRSALPVDPSTDTPPGHAAAQRDVPHGFTGDPDVMDTWATSSLTPQIAGKWRSDPDLFARVFPMDLRPQSHEIIRTWLFATVLRAHTGHDALPWKHAAISGWILDPDRKKMSKTKGNVVTPGHLLEQYGSDAVRYWAASGRPGTDTAFDTGQMKIGRRLAMKLLNVGRFVLSLDAGDGSAVTEPLDRALLAALASTVDEATAAFDTFDYARALERTEQLFWHFCDDYVELVKARAYGDHGDAAAADSARAALRTALDVLLRLFAPVLPFVTEEVWSWWREGSVHRAPWPSGAELREYAGDATVLAAASEAIAAVRRAKSQARLSMRTEVAGATVTASRATLDHFASAEGDVRAAGRIGAMELREGEGDLGVEITW encoded by the coding sequence ATGGCGGACACCCATCGCCGTGCAGGCGTCCCCGAGAAGCCCGTCCTCGACGGGCTCGAAGAGAAATGGTCTCGGCGATGGGACGAGTCGGGCGTATTCGCCTTCGACCGCTCGAAGACCCGGGACGAGATCTTCTCCATCGACACACCGCCGCCCACCGTCAGCGGCTCGCTCCACGTCGGCCACGTCTTCTCGTACACGCACACCGACACGATCGCCCGCTACCAGCGCATGCGCGGCAAGGAAGTCTTCTATCCCATGGGATGGGACGACAACGGGCTGCCGACGGAGCGCCGCGTCCAGAACCACTTCGGCGTCCGCTGCGATCCCGCCCTGCCGTACGACCCGGACTTCACCCCGCCCGAGAAGCCGGGCAAACGCCAACTACCCGTCTCCCGGCGCAACTTCATCGAGCTGTGCGAGCGGCTCACCGCCGAGGACGAGAAGGTCTTCGAGGGGTTGTGGCGGCACCTCGGCCTCTCCGTCGACTGGTCGCACGGCTACCAGACCATCGACGCGGACGCGCGCGCCGCCTCGCAGTACGCGTTCCTGGACAGCCTGGAGCGCGGTGACGCCTACCTCGCGCAGGCGCCGACCCTGTGGGACGTCACCTTCCGCACCGCGGTCGCGCAGGCCGAACTGGAGGACAGGGAGCGGATCTCCGCGTACCACGAGCTCCGCTTCCGGGCCGCGGGCGGCCGCACCGTCCTCGTCGACACCACCCGCCCCGAACTCCTGCCCGCCTGCGTCGCGTTGGTCGCCCACCCGGAGGACGAGCGCTATCAGGACCTGTTCGGCGAGACCGTCCGGACCCCGCTCTTCGGTGTCGAGGTCCCCGTCCTCCCGCACCCTCTCGCGATGCCGGGCAAAGGCACGGGCCTCGCGATGGTCTGCACGTTCGGCGACACGACCGACGTGACCTGGTGGCGCGAACTGCGGCTCGACACACGGCCGGTCATCGGCTGGGACGGCCGCTTCCTCGCCGACCCGCCGGCCGGTGTCGATTCGCAGGCCGCCGTCGCCGCGTACGCGCGGCTCGCGGGCGCCACCGCGCACACCGCACGGGAGCGCGTCGTCGCCCTGCTGCGCGAGAGCGGTGACCTGCTCGGCGAACCGCGCCCCGTCACGCACGCGGTCAAGTTCTTCGAGAAGGGCGACAAGCCCCTGGAGATCGTCACGACCCGCCAGTGGTACGTCCGCAACGGCGGCCGTGACGCCGCCCTGCGCGACCGGCTCCTGGCCCGCGGCGCCGAACTGGCCTGGCATCCGCCGCACATGCGGGTCCGGTACGAGAACTGGGTCGGCGGCCTCAACGGCGACTGGCTGATCAGCCGCCAGCGGTTCTTCGGCGTCCCGATCCCCGTCTGGTACCCGCTGGACGCGTCCGGGCGGCCCGACCACACCCGCCCCCTCGTCCCCGACCGGTCCGCCCTGCCCGTCGACCCGAGCACCGACACGCCGCCCGGCCACGCGGCGGCACAGCGCGACGTCCCGCACGGCTTCACCGGCGACCCGGACGTCATGGACACCTGGGCCACGTCGTCGCTCACGCCGCAGATCGCCGGGAAGTGGCGCTCCGACCCCGACCTGTTCGCGCGGGTCTTCCCGATGGACCTGCGTCCCCAGTCCCACGAGATCATCCGCACCTGGCTGTTCGCCACGGTCCTGCGCGCCCACACCGGGCACGACGCGCTGCCCTGGAAGCACGCGGCGATCTCCGGCTGGATCCTGGACCCCGACCGCAAGAAGATGTCCAAGACCAAGGGCAACGTGGTCACTCCGGGCCACCTCCTTGAGCAGTACGGCTCGGACGCGGTCCGCTACTGGGCGGCGAGCGGGCGGCCCGGCACGGACACGGCGTTCGACACCGGCCAGATGAAGATCGGCCGCAGGCTCGCGATGAAGCTCCTGAACGTCGGCAGGTTCGTCCTGAGCCTCGACGCGGGTGACGGGTCCGCCGTCACGGAGCCGCTCGACCGGGCGCTCCTCGCCGCGCTGGCGTCGACCGTCGACGAGGCCACCGCGGCCTTCGACACCTTCGACTACGCCCGCGCCCTGGAGCGCACGGAGCAGCTCTTCTGGCACTTCTGCGACGACTACGTCGAACTGGTCAAGGCGCGCGCGTACGGCGACCACGGCGACGCGGCCGCCGCGGACTCCGCGCGGGCCGCGCTCCGTACGGCGCTCGACGTCCTCCTCCGCCTCTTCGCGCCCGTCCTGCCGTTCGTCACGGAGGAGGTCTGGTCGTGGTGGCGGGAGGGCTCCGTCCATCGCGCGCCGTGGCCGAGCGGTGCGGAGCTGCGGGAGTACGCCGGTGACGCGACGGTCCTCGCGGCGGCGTCGGAGGCCATCGCCGCGGTCCGCAGGGCGAAGTCGCAGGCACGCCTCTCGATGCGCACGGAGGTCGCGGGGGCGACGGTGACGGCCTCGCGCGCCACCCTGGACCACTTCGCGTCGGCGGAGGGCGATGTGCGGGCGGCGGGGCGGATCGGTGCGATGGAGCTGCGGGAAGGGGAGGGCGATCTGGGGGTGGAGATCACGTGGTGA
- the mgtA gene encoding magnesium-translocating P-type ATPase, whose amino-acid sequence MNKLIPQVRLAPPGENPRPAPRTRKSAELDARTRDAGARLAELSALPARDVLRELNTTPRGLRQDQVLERIERYGENTVAHERAPHWTAQLAMSFWNPFIGVLVVLAAVMYWQDPADPGVYILTSMVLISALLRFWQEFRSSRSAEALKKLVTTSCAVQRRWSETADTEEIPMEQVVPGDLVRLAAGDLVPADLRLLTAKDLMVSQAALSGESLPVAKADTRAHDLGQQTTTDPVEADNLCLMGTSVTSGTATGVAVATGAHTYFGSMASALTGDRPQTAFDVGVRRVSFLLIRFMLVMVPVVFAINGFTKGDWDQALLFSISVAVGLTPEMLPMVVSANLARGAVAMSKHQVVVKQLNAIQNLGAMDVLCTDKTGTLTEDRIVLDRYLGTRGEEDREVLEYAYLNSHFQTGLRNLMDRAVIDRVDEAEEVVVDRLFTMIDEIPFDFARRRMSVVLRRNELSGPVFEHTLITKGAVEEVLDRCGHMMDGGERVALTPELRAHVTDLTDRHNREGLRVLAVATRTFPVDPDTAERETYSVADETELTLVGFLAFLDPPKKDAADALRALAENGVAVKVVTGDNELVAARVCADVGLAAGSVVTGAALDLVDDVELIGLARRTTVFAKVNPVQKARIVRALKADGHTVGFLGDGINDAAALREADVGVSVDTAVDIAKESADIILLKKDLMVLEQGVLMGRQTFGNTVKYIKMTASSNFGNVFSVLVASAFIPFQPMLAIHLLVQNLCYDISQLAIPWDRMDEEYLKKPRAWDARGIGRFMVRIGPISSVFDITTFLVLWYVIGADSPARQTLFQTGWFVEGLLSQTLIVHMIRTRKIPFVQSRASVPVLVMTGAVMLFGLWLPFSPLAGALSMEPLPMGYFPWLIGTLLAYCALTQLVKGRYIRRYHDWL is encoded by the coding sequence ATGAACAAGCTGATTCCCCAGGTACGCCTGGCCCCGCCAGGCGAGAACCCCCGTCCCGCCCCCCGTACCCGCAAGTCCGCCGAACTCGACGCCCGCACCCGGGACGCCGGCGCCCGGCTCGCCGAACTCAGCGCGCTCCCCGCCCGCGACGTCCTGCGCGAGCTCAACACCACGCCCCGCGGCCTGCGTCAGGACCAGGTCCTGGAGCGCATCGAGCGGTACGGCGAGAACACCGTCGCCCACGAGCGCGCACCGCACTGGACCGCGCAGCTCGCCATGTCCTTCTGGAACCCCTTCATCGGGGTGCTCGTCGTCCTCGCGGCCGTCATGTACTGGCAGGACCCTGCCGACCCCGGCGTCTACATCCTCACGTCGATGGTGCTGATCAGCGCGCTCCTCCGGTTCTGGCAGGAGTTCCGCTCCTCCCGGTCGGCCGAGGCTCTGAAGAAGCTGGTCACCACGTCCTGTGCGGTGCAGCGGCGCTGGAGCGAGACCGCCGACACCGAAGAGATCCCGATGGAGCAGGTCGTCCCCGGCGACCTCGTGCGGCTCGCCGCAGGCGACCTGGTCCCCGCCGACCTGCGGCTGCTCACCGCCAAGGACCTGATGGTGAGCCAGGCCGCGCTGTCCGGCGAGTCGCTGCCCGTCGCCAAGGCCGACACGCGCGCCCACGACCTGGGCCAGCAGACCACCACGGACCCCGTCGAGGCCGACAACCTCTGCCTCATGGGCACGTCGGTGACGTCCGGCACGGCCACCGGCGTGGCCGTCGCGACCGGCGCGCACACCTATTTCGGTTCCATGGCGAGCGCGCTGACCGGCGACCGCCCGCAGACCGCGTTCGACGTCGGTGTGCGCCGGGTCAGCTTCCTGCTGATCCGCTTCATGCTGGTGATGGTCCCGGTCGTCTTCGCGATCAACGGCTTCACCAAGGGCGACTGGGACCAGGCGCTGCTGTTCTCGATCTCCGTGGCGGTCGGCCTCACCCCCGAGATGCTGCCGATGGTCGTCTCGGCGAACCTGGCACGCGGCGCCGTCGCGATGTCGAAGCACCAGGTCGTCGTCAAGCAGCTCAACGCGATCCAGAACCTCGGCGCGATGGACGTCCTGTGCACGGACAAGACGGGCACGCTCACCGAGGACCGTATCGTCCTCGACCGCTACCTCGGCACGCGCGGCGAGGAGGACCGCGAGGTGCTCGAGTACGCGTACCTGAACTCCCACTTCCAGACGGGACTGCGCAACCTCATGGACCGGGCGGTCATCGACCGGGTCGACGAGGCCGAGGAGGTTGTCGTCGACCGTCTCTTCACGATGATCGACGAGATCCCCTTCGACTTCGCGCGCCGCCGTATGTCCGTCGTCCTGCGCCGCAACGAACTCTCCGGGCCCGTCTTCGAGCACACACTCATCACCAAGGGCGCCGTCGAGGAGGTCCTCGACCGGTGCGGCCACATGATGGACGGCGGCGAGCGCGTGGCACTCACCCCGGAGCTGCGCGCCCACGTCACGGACCTCACCGACCGCCACAACCGGGAGGGCCTGCGGGTCCTCGCGGTCGCCACCCGCACCTTCCCCGTCGACCCCGACACCGCCGAGCGGGAGACCTACTCGGTGGCCGACGAGACGGAGCTGACGCTCGTCGGATTCCTCGCCTTCCTCGACCCGCCGAAGAAGGACGCGGCGGACGCGCTGCGGGCGCTCGCCGAGAACGGCGTCGCCGTCAAGGTCGTCACCGGCGACAACGAACTGGTCGCCGCGCGCGTCTGCGCCGACGTCGGCCTGGCCGCCGGGAGTGTGGTCACGGGCGCCGCACTCGACCTGGTCGACGACGTCGAGCTGATCGGACTGGCGCGCAGGACAACGGTGTTCGCGAAGGTCAACCCCGTCCAGAAGGCGCGGATCGTACGCGCCCTGAAGGCCGACGGGCACACGGTCGGTTTCCTCGGGGACGGCATCAACGACGCGGCGGCGCTGCGCGAGGCGGACGTGGGGGTCTCCGTCGACACGGCGGTGGACATCGCTAAGGAATCCGCCGACATCATTCTCCTGAAGAAGGACCTGATGGTCCTGGAACAGGGCGTGTTGATGGGCCGTCAGACGTTCGGCAACACCGTCAAGTACATCAAGATGACGGCGTCGTCGAACTTCGGGAACGTCTTCTCGGTCCTGGTCGCCTCGGCCTTCATCCCCTTCCAGCCGATGCTGGCCATCCACCTCCTGGTGCAGAACCTCTGCTACGACATCAGTCAGCTCGCGATCCCGTGGGACCGCATGGACGAGGAGTACCTGAAGAAGCCGCGGGCCTGGGACGCGCGGGGCATCGGCCGCTTCATGGTCCGGATCGGCCCGATCAGCTCGGTCTTCGACATCACGACCTTCCTGGTCCTGTGGTACGTCATCGGGGCCGACTCCCCCGCGCGGCAGACCCTGTTCCAGACGGGCTGGTTCGTCGAGGGACTGCTGTCCCAGACCCTCATCGTGCACATGATCCGCACGCGGAAGATCCCGTTCGTCCAGTCCCGCGCCTCGGTGCCGGTCCTGGTGATGACCGGCGCGGTGATGCTCTTCGGCCTGTGGCTGCCGTTCTCGCCGCTGGCCGGGGCGCTGTCGATGGAGCCGCTGCCGATGGGCTACTTCCCGTGGCTGATCGGGACGCTGCTCGCGTACTGCGCGCTCACGCAGCTGGTGAAGGGCCGGTACATCCGGCGGTACCACGACTGGCTGTAG
- a CDS encoding phosphocholine-specific phospholipase C: MPELNRRRFMQLAGGTATFAMLNQSIARAASLPARRASGTIKDVEHVVVLMQENRSFDHYFGTLKGVRGFGDPRPVTLPNGKPVWHQPNGGKEVLPFHPDADNLGMQFIAGLDHDWAGGHKAFNSGAYDQWIPAKSERTMAYLERNDIPFHYALADAFTVCDDYHCSFMGATDPNRYYMLTGHVGNDGKGGGPVLGNQEAGYDWTTYAERLEQAGVSWKVYQDIGDGLDAAGHWGWINDAYRGNYGDNSLLYFNKYRNAKPGDPLYDKARTGTNAKAGDGYFDLLKADVKADRLPQVSYIAAPEAFCEHPNWPVNYGAWYIAQVLDALTSNPEVWAKTALFITYDENDGYFDHIVPPYVPKDANQGKSTVDTTLDHFPGNASYAAGHYGLGQRVPMIVVSPWSTGGFVNSEVFDHTSIIRFMERRFGVKEPNISPWRRAICGDLTSAFDFSGKDLDPAKLPDTAAYEPPDKQRHDDYVPKAPANPALPKQEPGSRPTRALPYAPLVDGAADPAAGKFTLTFSGGAKAGVCFHVRSANRTDGPWTYTTEAGKSLSDTWNSKYSKDAYDLSVFGPNGFLRTFKGPGKKAGPEVIARHDGTTGNIKLTLKNAGSTDVNLTVTNAYGGAGQTFKVKAGSSVQHTVDLRATKRWYDLTVKSDADAGFLRRLAGHVETGAAGVSDPAIRTV, translated from the coding sequence ATGCCTGAACTCAATCGGCGCCGCTTCATGCAGCTGGCCGGCGGCACCGCGACGTTCGCCATGCTCAACCAGAGCATCGCCCGCGCCGCGTCCCTCCCCGCCCGGCGCGCCTCCGGCACCATCAAGGACGTCGAGCACGTCGTGGTGCTCATGCAGGAGAACCGCTCTTTCGACCACTACTTCGGCACGCTGAAGGGCGTCCGCGGCTTCGGCGACCCGCGCCCGGTGACCCTGCCCAACGGCAAGCCGGTCTGGCACCAGCCGAACGGCGGCAAGGAAGTGCTGCCGTTCCACCCGGACGCCGACAACCTCGGCATGCAGTTCATCGCGGGCCTCGACCACGACTGGGCCGGCGGCCACAAGGCGTTCAACAGCGGCGCGTACGACCAGTGGATCCCCGCCAAGTCCGAGCGCACGATGGCGTACCTGGAGCGGAACGACATCCCGTTCCACTACGCGCTCGCCGACGCCTTCACGGTCTGCGACGACTACCACTGTTCGTTCATGGGCGCGACCGACCCCAACCGCTACTACATGCTCACCGGGCACGTCGGCAACGACGGCAAGGGCGGCGGCCCGGTCCTCGGCAACCAGGAGGCGGGGTACGACTGGACGACGTACGCCGAGCGCCTGGAGCAGGCGGGCGTCAGCTGGAAGGTCTACCAGGACATCGGCGACGGCCTGGACGCGGCCGGACACTGGGGCTGGATCAACGACGCCTACCGCGGCAACTACGGCGACAACTCGCTGCTCTACTTCAACAAGTACCGCAACGCCAAGCCCGGCGACCCGCTCTACGACAAGGCCCGCACCGGCACCAACGCCAAGGCGGGCGACGGCTACTTCGACCTCCTCAAGGCAGACGTGAAGGCCGACAGGCTGCCGCAGGTCTCCTACATCGCCGCACCCGAGGCGTTCTGCGAGCACCCCAACTGGCCCGTGAACTACGGCGCCTGGTACATAGCGCAGGTCCTGGACGCGCTCACCTCCAACCCCGAGGTGTGGGCGAAGACGGCCCTGTTCATCACCTACGACGAGAACGACGGCTACTTCGACCACATCGTCCCGCCGTACGTCCCCAAGGACGCCAACCAGGGCAAGTCCACGGTCGACACGACCCTCGACCACTTCCCCGGCAACGCCTCCTACGCGGCCGGGCACTACGGCCTCGGTCAGCGCGTCCCGATGATCGTCGTCTCGCCGTGGAGCACCGGCGGCTTCGTGAACTCCGAGGTCTTCGACCACACGTCGATCATCCGGTTCATGGAGCGGCGCTTCGGCGTCAAGGAGCCCAACATCTCGCCGTGGCGCCGCGCGATCTGCGGCGACCTCACGTCCGCCTTCGACTTCAGCGGCAAGGACCTCGACCCGGCGAAGCTCCCCGACACGGCCGCCTACGAGCCGCCGGACAAGCAGCGCCACGACGACTACGTGCCGAAGGCGCCCGCGAACCCGGCGCTGCCCAAGCAGGAGCCCGGCTCCCGGCCCACCCGTGCGCTGCCGTACGCCCCGCTGGTGGACGGCGCCGCGGACCCGGCCGCCGGAAAGTTCACGCTCACGTTCAGCGGCGGCGCCAAGGCCGGTGTCTGCTTCCACGTGCGCTCCGCCAACCGCACCGACGGGCCCTGGACGTACACCACGGAGGCGGGCAAGTCCCTCTCCGACACCTGGAACTCGAAGTACTCCAAGGACGCCTACGACCTCTCCGTCTTCGGCCCCAACGGCTTCCTGCGCACCTTCAAGGGCCCCGGCAAGAAGGCCGGCCCCGAGGTGATCGCCCGCCACGACGGCACCACGGGCAACATCAAGCTGACCCTCAAGAACGCGGGCAGCACGGACGTGAACCTCACGGTGACCAACGCCTACGGCGGCGCGGGCCAGACCTTCAAGGTCAAGGCCGGGTCCTCCGTGCAGCACACCGTCGACCTGCGGGCGACGAAGCGCTGGTACGACCTGACGGTGAAGTCCGACGCGGACGCCGGGTTCCTGCGGCGGCTCGCCGGTCACGTGGAGACCGGCGCGGCGGGCGTCAGCGACCCGGCGATCCGTACGGTCTGA
- a CDS encoding DinB family protein, which produces MTTSRRAVFFTGEAPDSRFGSITTGDERAMLLYFVRSQRETLELKCRGLEAELAERAVAPSALSLLGLVRHLTDVERRWFRMALAGHDVTPLYPTPDNADEDFDGAVAEPGAIAAAWEAWRAEVEFAEKFVAEAPDLDVEGQSPLFGTVSLRWVLLHLVQEYARHNGHADLLRERIDGAVGL; this is translated from the coding sequence ATGACTACCAGCAGAAGAGCCGTCTTCTTCACGGGCGAAGCGCCGGATTCCCGCTTCGGCTCGATCACCACAGGGGACGAACGAGCCATGCTCCTCTACTTCGTGCGGTCCCAGCGCGAGACCCTGGAGCTCAAGTGCCGCGGTCTGGAGGCCGAGTTGGCCGAACGGGCCGTCGCGCCCTCCGCGCTGTCGCTGCTCGGTCTTGTCCGGCACCTCACCGACGTGGAGCGCCGCTGGTTCCGGATGGCCCTCGCCGGTCACGACGTGACCCCCCTCTATCCCACGCCCGACAACGCCGACGAGGACTTCGACGGAGCGGTGGCGGAGCCGGGCGCGATCGCCGCGGCCTGGGAGGCGTGGCGGGCCGAGGTGGAGTTCGCCGAGAAGTTCGTGGCGGAGGCGCCCGACCTCGACGTCGAGGGGCAGAGCCCGCTGTTCGGCACGGTGTCGCTGCGCTGGGTGCTGCTGCACCTGGTCCAGGAGTACGCCCGGCACAACGGCCACGCCGATCTGCTGCGGGAGCGGATCGACGGGGCGGTCGGGCTGTAG
- a CDS encoding serine hydrolase domain-containing protein produces the protein MTVRVHGTCAPGFEGVRAEFERSFTERGELGAAVAATVGGELVVDLWGGDADRGGTRPWERDTLVNVYSTTKGMTALCAHLLVDRGELDLDAPVARYWPEFAEAGKADMPVRWLLSHRAGLIAPGEPMAQGAVYDWEKVTEALATTRPWWRPGTAQGYHAVTFGFLVGEVVRRITGVSLGTFLRTEVTGPLGADVHVGTPESEHGRCADMAPPVPREAAPADSGDGQPSSSRTLLGDAPKPPVAGLSDHPMAPATLAFQYLPLGDVNAAAYRCAEIPAANGHATARGIAAVYAELACGRLLSSGAVERLRTCQSDGDEPDLVLRVGTPLAETWPWGLGYMLNQYGQAGPNPRAFGHGGAGGSYAFADPENGVSYAYVMNRMGAGTSGEDLRSVHLVGALYEGLRERGPVQGR, from the coding sequence ATGACTGTGCGCGTCCACGGCACCTGCGCCCCCGGCTTCGAAGGCGTGCGGGCGGAGTTCGAGCGGAGCTTCACCGAGCGCGGCGAGCTGGGGGCGGCCGTCGCGGCCACCGTCGGCGGTGAGCTCGTCGTCGACCTGTGGGGCGGCGACGCGGACCGGGGCGGCACCCGCCCCTGGGAGCGGGACACCCTGGTCAACGTCTACTCCACGACCAAGGGCATGACGGCGCTCTGCGCCCATCTGCTGGTCGATCGGGGCGAGTTGGACCTGGACGCGCCGGTCGCGCGCTACTGGCCCGAGTTCGCCGAGGCAGGGAAGGCCGACATGCCGGTGCGCTGGCTGCTCAGCCACCGCGCCGGGCTCATCGCGCCGGGCGAGCCGATGGCGCAGGGCGCGGTGTACGACTGGGAGAAGGTGACCGAAGCATTGGCGACGACGCGGCCGTGGTGGCGGCCCGGCACCGCCCAGGGCTATCACGCGGTGACGTTCGGGTTCCTGGTCGGCGAGGTCGTACGGCGGATCACGGGGGTCTCGCTCGGGACGTTCCTGCGCACGGAGGTGACCGGGCCGCTGGGCGCCGATGTGCACGTCGGCACGCCGGAGAGCGAGCACGGGCGGTGCGCGGACATGGCGCCGCCGGTTCCTCGCGAGGCGGCGCCGGCGGATTCCGGAGACGGGCAACCCTCGTCCTCGCGCACCCTGCTGGGCGACGCGCCGAAGCCTCCCGTCGCCGGTCTGTCGGACCACCCGATGGCCCCGGCCACCCTCGCGTTCCAGTACCTGCCGCTCGGCGACGTGAACGCCGCCGCCTACCGCTGCGCGGAGATCCCCGCCGCCAACGGCCACGCCACCGCACGCGGAATCGCCGCCGTGTACGCGGAGTTGGCGTGCGGACGACTCCTGTCGTCCGGCGCCGTGGAGCGGCTGCGCACCTGCCAGAGCGACGGCGACGAGCCCGACCTCGTCCTGCGGGTGGGCACCCCGCTCGCCGAGACGTGGCCGTGGGGCCTCGGCTACATGCTCAACCAGTACGGGCAGGCGGGCCCCAATCCGCGGGCGTTCGGGCACGGCGGCGCGGGCGGGTCGTACGCCTTCGCCGACCCGGAGAACGGCGTGTCGTACGCGTACGTGATGAACCGTATGGGCGCCGGCACGTCGGGCGAGGATCTGCGCAGCGTCCACCTGGTCGGCGCGCTGTACGAGGGGCTGCGTGAACGGGGTCCCGTACAAGGCCGATGA
- the ppk2 gene encoding polyphosphate kinase 2, producing the protein MEPTGRNEDDLLEGLSVDEARPERPVLLDEQGQPLQTWRENYPYTKKLGRSAYERRKRILQIELLKLQKTVREQGLRIAVLCEGRDAAGKGGTIKRFTERLNPRGARTVALDKPTEHEAGQWYFQRYVAQLPSAGEIVFFDRSWYNRAGVEPVMGFCTPKEHQHFLEQAPQFEKMITEDGIILIKFWFSVSRAEQRTRFAIRQVDPVRQWKLSPTDIASLDLWDAYTYAKVQMFRATDAPHAPWTVVKTNDKRRGRLEAMRHLLLQLDYEAKDTEAVGKADPLIIGPANTLLEPGEDPTDLSPSKLADKDRGPGQHPGT; encoded by the coding sequence GTGGAGCCGACCGGTAGGAACGAGGACGATCTGCTCGAGGGTCTGTCCGTGGACGAGGCACGCCCGGAGCGCCCCGTACTCCTCGACGAGCAGGGGCAGCCCCTGCAGACGTGGCGGGAGAACTACCCGTACACGAAGAAGCTGGGGCGGAGCGCGTACGAACGGCGCAAGCGGATCCTGCAGATCGAGCTGCTCAAGCTGCAGAAGACGGTGCGCGAGCAGGGGCTGCGCATCGCGGTGCTGTGCGAGGGGCGGGACGCGGCGGGCAAGGGCGGCACGATCAAACGGTTCACCGAGCGGCTGAACCCGCGCGGTGCCCGCACGGTGGCGCTGGACAAGCCGACCGAGCACGAGGCGGGTCAATGGTACTTCCAGCGGTACGTCGCCCAGCTGCCGTCGGCGGGCGAGATCGTCTTCTTCGACCGGTCCTGGTACAACCGCGCCGGGGTCGAGCCGGTGATGGGTTTCTGCACCCCCAAGGAGCACCAGCACTTCCTGGAGCAGGCTCCGCAGTTCGAGAAGATGATCACCGAGGACGGGATCATCCTCATCAAGTTCTGGTTCTCCGTCTCCCGGGCGGAGCAGCGGACCCGGTTCGCGATCCGGCAGGTCGACCCGGTGCGCCAGTGGAAACTGTCCCCCACCGACATCGCCTCACTGGACCTGTGGGACGCCTACACCTACGCGAAGGTCCAGATGTTCCGGGCCACGGACGCGCCGCACGCCCCGTGGACCGTCGTGAAGACCAACGACAAGCGGCGCGGCCGCCTCGAAGCCATGCGGCACCTCCTGCTCCAGCTCGACTACGAGGCGAAGGACACGGAGGCCGTCGGCAAGGCCGACCCGCTGATCATCGGCCCCGCCAACACGCTCCTCGAACCGGGCGAGGACCCCACGGACCTGTCGCCGAGCAAGCTCGCGGACAAGGACCGGGGGCCCGGCCAGCACCCCGGTACGTGA